In Hwangdonia lutea, a single window of DNA contains:
- a CDS encoding UDP-N-acetylmuramoyl-tripeptide--D-alanyl-D-alanine ligase encodes MKIEHLHSLFLECNSVCTDTRKIKKDDMFFALKGDNFNGNTYAEQALNKGAKYVIIDEKQYKTSTQAIVVNNVLETLQELATFHRRHLNIPIIALTGSNGKTTTKELINAVLSQQYNTTATVGNLNNHIGVPLTLLSMDLNTEMGIVEMGANHLKEIEFLCQIAKPDFGYITNFGKAHLEGFGSVEGVITGKSEMYDYLIAHHKTIFVNGNDAIQLKKTNDAKRFVFGNDALADITIDFIEAQPFVACKYNNANINSKLIGDYNFGNIAAAIAIGSYFKVADDAIKNAVENYIPTNNRSQIIKKGTSNIILDAYNANPTSMQAALLNFEKQTGRKIAILGDMFELGNDTEKEHQNITDLAVSINMNPVILVGENFYQSESDSNKIFRFKTFENFKSEFDFAQLKNATLLIKGSRGMALERVLDLI; translated from the coding sequence TTGAAAATAGAACACCTTCATAGTCTTTTTTTAGAATGCAATTCGGTGTGCACCGACACGAGAAAAATTAAAAAAGATGATATGTTTTTCGCTCTAAAAGGCGATAATTTTAATGGCAACACTTACGCGGAGCAAGCGCTCAACAAAGGAGCGAAATACGTTATTATTGATGAGAAGCAATATAAAACCTCAACCCAGGCCATTGTAGTCAACAATGTGCTTGAAACGCTTCAAGAGTTAGCCACTTTTCATAGGAGACACTTAAACATTCCTATTATAGCCTTAACGGGTAGCAATGGAAAAACAACCACTAAAGAACTAATAAACGCAGTGCTATCTCAACAATACAACACTACGGCAACCGTGGGCAATTTAAACAACCATATTGGTGTACCGCTCACATTACTTTCCATGGATTTGAATACCGAAATGGGTATTGTAGAAATGGGTGCCAACCATTTAAAGGAAATTGAATTTTTATGCCAAATTGCAAAACCAGACTTCGGTTACATTACTAATTTTGGCAAAGCACATCTAGAAGGTTTTGGTAGTGTTGAAGGCGTTATTACAGGGAAAAGCGAAATGTACGATTATTTAATAGCCCATCACAAAACTATTTTTGTAAATGGAAATGATGCTATTCAACTTAAAAAAACCAATGACGCCAAACGCTTCGTTTTTGGCAACGATGCGCTTGCAGATATTACTATTGATTTTATTGAAGCACAACCTTTTGTAGCCTGCAAATACAATAACGCGAACATAAATAGTAAGCTTATAGGCGATTACAACTTTGGCAATATTGCGGCTGCCATAGCCATAGGAAGTTATTTTAAAGTTGCCGATGATGCTATTAAAAATGCTGTAGAAAATTATATACCAACAAACAATCGATCACAAATTATTAAAAAAGGGACGAGCAACATTATTTTAGACGCTTACAATGCAAACCCAACAAGTATGCAAGCCGCTTTACTTAATTTTGAAAAGCAGACAGGGCGTAAAATCGCTATTCTGGGGGATATGTTCGAGCTTGGAAACGATACCGAAAAGGAGCATCAAAACATTACAGATTTAGCAGTCTCAATAAATATGAATCCTGTGATTTTGGTAGGTGAAAATTTTTATCAGTCTGAAAGCGATTCAAATAAAATATTTCGATTTAAAACGTTTGAAAATTTTAAAAGTGAATTTGATTTCGCTCAATTAAAAAATGCCACATTATTGATTAAAGGTTCGCGTGGTATGGCTTTAGAAAGGGTATTGGATTTAATTTAG